The nucleotide sequence AATATGATGAATATTTTTCTCATATAAACCCCTTATTTTATTTAATTATTATTAATTAATAATTAAAAACTGTTTTTATTAAAATTTCTCCATTTATTATTCTCTTTTTAATATCCTCTATTTGATTTAAAACTTTATTCCCAATAATTTCTTTTGTGTATTTCATTTCTGTCAAAGAAACACAATCCTCTTTTAAACCTAAAACATAATTCTTTGGTTCAAGTTTATTATTAATAATTAAATCAATAATCAAAACAATTGCATTGTCTAGTCTTTTCATTGCTGAAGTT is from Spirochaetota bacterium and encodes:
- a CDS encoding BMP family ABC transporter substrate-binding protein, whose product is NSPKEAFEVIDNLYNKMKFDIVYAVAAGTNLGVFNACKKNNIFSIGVDADQDYLVPGVILTSAMKRLDNAIVLIIDLIINNKLEPKNYVLGLKEDCVSLTEMKYTKEIIGNKVLNQIEDIKKRIINGEILIKTVFNY